Genomic window (Desulforhopalus sp.):
CCGCCCGGGGTGCAGAGTGGACAGGCCTGGAGACGCAGGGGCTTTTCCAGATGGCTGTTCTTGAGGAGGGCCTCATCCTGGAAGATATCCTCGGTGGGGCCGTCGGCCATGACCGTGCCGCCGTGGATGACGATGGTCCGCTCGCAGAGGTCGAGGACCATGTCGAGGTCGTGGGTGGCGATGATCTTGGTGTGGTGAAAGCCGCCGAGGAGCTTGATGAGGTCGCGGCGCGCCTTTGGATCAAGATTCGAGGTTGGCTCGTCCATGACCAGGATGTCCGGGCGCATCGACAGCACGGTGGCGATGGCCACGGCCCGTTTTTCGCCGCCGGACAGCTTGTAGGGCGGGCGTTCTCGGAGATGGGCCACGCCGCTGCGGGCGAGGGCGTCCTGAACCCGCAATTCCACCTCATCTGGTGGCAGGCCGAGGTTCTGCGGGCCGAAGGCGACATCCTCGTAAACCGTCGGCATAAACAGCTGATCGTCCGGGTTCTGAAAAATCATCCCAACCGTCTTGCGGATGTCCATGACCGTTGCCTTGGTTAAGGGAAAATCACCAATGCGCACCGTCCCGGTCTGCGGCGTCAGATAGCCGTTGAGGTGAAGGAGCAGCGTCGATTTCCCGGCGCCGTTAGCCCCGACCACCGCCACCGACTCGCCGTGATGGATGCGAAAGGAGATACCGCGCACCGCCTTGGTGCCGTCCGGATAGGTGTGGTTGAGGTCCTGGACCTCGACGATGTGATGGCTCATGATGACAGTCCTGTGATAAACCGGCCGAGGAGTTCCGGCAGAGCGTAATAGCGCATAATAAAAAAGAGGGTGGCGCAACCAGCCAGGGCCAGCAGATCGCCTGTCGTAATACTGAGGACCTGGCGAATGCGGATGGTGCCGTCGAAGCCCCGGCAGAGCATCGCCAGGTGAATCCGCTCGGCCCGGTCGAGGGTTCTGAGCAGCAGCTGGCCGACCAGATGGGCAAAGGTCCGCATCCCCATGGGCTGCCGGCGAAACGAACGCTGGGCGCGAGCCCGGTGCATAGAAAGTCCTTCGTCAATGAGAACGAAGATATACCGGTAGAGGACAAGCAGTTGCACCGCGAAGATTTTTGGCATGCCCAGTTTCACCATGGCCATGCACACGGCGTTAAAACCGGTGGTGGCAATGAGCACTAGTACCGCGCTTACCGTCAGGATACAGCGCAGAAGTATGGAGCCAAAAGACAGCCAGCCGCCGGTGATGGTCAGTGCGCCGAGCTGGAGGATCGGCTGGTGATCGAGGAAAGGATTGAAGATGCCGACCATGACCGCAAAGGGTGAGACGACCAGCAGCTTTTTGCCGAGGTAGCCGGCGGGTATTTCGGCCGCGTGGATGATAACCATCAAAAACAGGCCAAAAGGCAGCATGGCCGAGATGGTGTATTTGTCAAAAGAGACGACGGCAAGGACAAAAAGCGCGGTCGTCAGGACTTTGATCCTTGGGTCGAGGCGATGGATGGCGGTGGTGTTGCCGGCCAGAGCTTCAAGGGTGCTCAGATCAAAAAAGGCCGATTGAATTTTCGCCATGCTGCGGCTCCTTGGCATGTGTTACCGGAAAAAACGGGCAGAGATGGCGAGCGTACCATCACTGCCCGGAGATGACAAGGTCGGCCTTCGGGCTTTTCAGCCCTTTATGCAGCCCTCCTGCGTTTTTTGAGGAGCAGGCCGCAGAGCAGGGTGATGACGAGCGTCAGTACACCGCCAACCAGCCCTGAGGTCGTGGTTCCACCGTCGACCGCCGGCCAGGCAGTTTGCTCTTCTCCTGCCGGTTCAGGGGCTTTGCCCTTGAAGCCATAGTCCGGGAGAAAGGCGATCTTTTCCTGCAGGTCCGCTAGACTTTGATGAATCCCCTGCTCCGGGCCTTCCAGCTCTTCCTTGCCAGATATCTTGGCCATCGACCATTCCAGGCCGTCCGGAGAAGACGAGGCGAACCACGATAAACCCCCGCCGACGACCACTGCCGCCGCGGCAATTGCCCCGACCACCTTGCCGATGGGCAGGCGGC
Coding sequences:
- a CDS encoding energy-coupling factor ABC transporter ATP-binding protein, with translation MSHHIVEVQDLNHTYPDGTKAVRGISFRIHHGESVAVVGANGAGKSTLLLHLNGYLTPQTGTVRIGDFPLTKATVMDIRKTVGMIFQNPDDQLFMPTVYEDVAFGPQNLGLPPDEVELRVQDALARSGVAHLRERPPYKLSGGEKRAVAIATVLSMRPDILVMDEPTSNLDPKARRDLIKLLGGFHHTKIIATHDLDMVLDLCERTIVIHGGTVMADGPTEDIFQDEALLKNSHLEKPLRLQACPLCTPGGMEGLAQAKKARQTLHDHLHDHHHDQHDHSQPHDHDR
- the cbiQ gene encoding cobalt ECF transporter T component CbiQ — translated: MAKIQSAFFDLSTLEALAGNTTAIHRLDPRIKVLTTALFVLAVVSFDKYTISAMLPFGLFLMVIIHAAEIPAGYLGKKLLVVSPFAVMVGIFNPFLDHQPILQLGALTITGGWLSFGSILLRCILTVSAVLVLIATTGFNAVCMAMVKLGMPKIFAVQLLVLYRYIFVLIDEGLSMHRARAQRSFRRQPMGMRTFAHLVGQLLLRTLDRAERIHLAMLCRGFDGTIRIRQVLSITTGDLLALAGCATLFFIMRYYALPELLGRFITGLSS